The sequence below is a genomic window from Bdellovibrionota bacterium.
CGCCGTATCTTGGCGGTCGGCCATGAAGCCAAGGCGATGATCGGGAAGACTCCCGACCACATCATGGCCATCCGCCCGATCAAAGACGGCGTCATCGCGGACTTCTCGACCACGGAAGCGATGCTCAAGTACTTTATTGCAAAGGCTCACAATCGAAAGACGCTGGTTCGGCCGCGAATCATCATCTGCATTCCTTCGGGTGTGACCGAGGTCGAGCGACGCGCCGTGGAGGAATCGGCGCTTTCGGCCGGCGCGCGCGAAGTTTTCTTGGTTGAAGAACCGATCGCCGCCGCTATTGGAGCCGACATGCCGATCGTGGATCCATCCGGGAACATGGTGGTGGATATCGGCGGGGGCACGACCGAGGTGGCCGTCATTTCACTCGGCGGCATCGTCATTTCCAAATCGGTCCGGATCGCCGGGGACAAAATGGACGAAGCGGTGATCAACTATCTTAAAAAGAAATACTCTCTCTTGATCGGCGAAACGATGGCCGAGCAGATTAAAATCAAAATCGGAGACGCCTACCCCGTCGACCAACCGATCTCCATGGAAGTCAAGGGACGAGACCTGGTGCGAGGTGTG
It includes:
- a CDS encoding rod shape-determining protein; the encoded protein is MIKPLASLFSFFSTDLAIDLGTANTLVYQWGKGITINEPSVVAILNDGSGNRRILAVGHEAKAMIGKTPDHIMAIRPIKDGVIADFSTTEAMLKYFIAKAHNRKTLVRPRIIICIPSGVTEVERRAVEESALSAGAREVFLVEEPIAAAIGADMPIVDPSGNMVVDIGGGTTEVAVISLGGIVISKSVRIAGDKMDEAVINYLKKKYSLLIGETMAEQIKIKIGDAYPVDQPISMEVKGRDLVRGV